A single window of Anopheles moucheti chromosome 2, idAnoMoucSN_F20_07, whole genome shotgun sequence DNA harbors:
- the LOC128305326 gene encoding oxysterol-binding protein-related protein 8 isoform X2, protein MSASSSYGPSASVSAVSTPINAGNRPDSAPAFGSSHQASTPPNSGGKFLDVKTEEKKNRRTSLQMLLPKLPSNDSAGPSPGPSSPGITGWNDNSPKIESGFPDKNDSAKLNRKESYKAQRKNYRREKKRVASELLNSLQDPAVIVLADWLKIRGTLKSWTKLWCVLKPGLLFIYKSPKTKSSHWVGTVLLTSCQVIERPSKKDGFCFKLFHPLDQTIWAPRGPDKETMGAVVQPLPTSYLIFRAPSQAAGKCWMDALELSLRCSALLVRSVPNIDTNLSEGATSTTHETQWSEADYEKHFDEHDLDIDSQLDQGTMVSAGESDSESDLGEGMDVEEFPETPYVHSPEEEFGAAGEQVEELPEEHKSLIWFLVKQVRPGMDLSKVVLPTFILEPRSFLDKLADSYYHADILSKAVLEDDPFTRMKTVVQWYLSGFYKKPKGLKKPYNPILGETFRCYWQHENGSRTFYIAEQVSHHPPVSVFYVTNRQDGFCISCSILAKSKFYGNSTSAILEGVATLTLLPRGECYTLTVPYAHCKGILMGTLSMELGGKVSIECENTGYKTELEFKLKPFLGGNEYTNLVVGKLKLGKETMATINGHWDSEIRIKDSRTNEETVLFNPTPDIRGHRLKRFTVPMESQGMSESERLWQHVSAAIHRDDQVGATEEKTALEEAQRISAKERKATCTEWVPLLFQQDFVTGQWHYKFADLRPWDPRNDLRQYESNYRIQTKTRHQAPMVRTASVVSTDPLNILQVDSRGSLRKNRSGAIKSRKISSNTSTPDLNDPNSDSSHSNDHDTVLSSTRIMQTLDDINKKLEEHSKKLVKLQLDMDKIHWAPPRRPQLSADGPMAIFTLINVRTVVFVVIGLLIQLLISWFLIRRTLAAVITPGGRGTDGGGDGPSPAINEN, encoded by the exons GAATCACGGGATGGAACGACAACAGCCCCAAGATCGAGTCAGGCTTCCCAGACAAG AACGATTCTGCCAAACTCAATCGGAAGGAGTCGTACAAAGCACAACGAAAGAATTACAGAAGAGAGAAGAAGCGGGTAGCATCGGAGTTACTGAATTCTCTGCAAGACCCGGCCGTTATCGTACTGGCGGATTGGTTGAAG ATTCGGGGGACGCTGAAGTCATGGACAAAGCTGTGGTGTGTGCTTAAGCCAGGCCTCCTGTTCATCTACAAAAGCCCGAAAACGAAGAGCAGCCATTGGGTCGGTACGGTGCTGCTCACCTCCTGCCAGGTGATCGAGAGACCGAGCAAAAAGGATGGATTCTGCTTCAAGCTATTCCACCCGCTGGATCAGACAATCTGGGCGCCGCGCGGTCCGGACAAGGAAACGATGGGTGCGGTGGTGCAACCGCTGCCGACATCCTACCTAATCTTTCGCGCCCCCAGCCAGGCGGCGGGCAAATGTTGGATGGATGCTCTGGAGCTATCGCTGCGCTGTTCGGCGCTGCTGGTGCGTTCCGTGCCGAACATTGACACGAATCTGAGCGAGGGGGCAACCAGCACCACGCACGAAACGCAGTGGTCCGAGGCGGATTATGAAAAACACTTCGATGAGCACG ATTTGGACATCGACAGCCAGCTGGACCAAGGCACGATGGTATCCGCAGGTGAATCGGACTCTGAGTCAGACTTGGGCGAGGGCATGGATGTAGAAGAATTTCCGGAAACGCCTTATGTTCACTCACCAGAGGAAGAGTTTGGGGCG GCTGGCGAACAAGTGGAAGAATTGCCCGAGGAGCATAAAAGTTTGATCTGGTTCCTGGTAAAACAGGTGCGCCCTGGCATGGATCTCAGCAAGGTGGTGTTACCGACGTTCATACTAGAACCTCGCTCGTTTTTGGACAAGCTGGCCGACTCGTACTACCATGCCGACATCCTTTCGAAGGCAGTGCTGGAAGACGATCCATTCACTCGCATGAAAACTGTCGTCCAATGGTACTTGTCCGGGTTCTACAAGAAACCGAAGGGACTGAAAAAACCGTACAATCCCATCCTGGGCGAAACGTTCCGGTGTTACTGGCAGCACGAGAACGGCAGCAGAACATTCTACATTGCCGAACAGGTGTCCCACCATCCGCCGGTATCCGTGTTCTACGTCACAAATCGCCAGGATGGATTCTGCATCAGCTGTAGCATACTGGCAAAGTCCAAATTCTATGGCAATAGCACCTCGGCCATCCTGGAGGGTGTCGCCACGCTGACACTGTTACCTCGCGGGGAATGTTACACACTAACGGTGCCGTACGCGCACTGTAAGGGAATCTTAATGGGAACGCTGTCGATGGAGTTAGGTGGCAAAGTTTCGATCGAGTGTGAAAACACGGGTTACAAAACCGAGCTTGAGTTTAAGCTAAAACCGTTCCTGGGTGGTAACGAGTACACGAATCTGGTGGTGGGCAAGCTAAAGCTCGGCAAGGAAACGATGGCTACCATCAACGGACACTGGGACAGCGAGATACGGATAAAAGACTCGCGCACTAACGAGGAAACGGTTTTGTTTAATCCTACGCCGGACATACGTGGTCACCGGCTGAAACGTTTCACCGTACCGATGGAATCGCAGGGTATGAGCGAATCGGAACGACTCTGGCAGCACGTATCGGCGGCCATCCATCGGGACGATCAGGTAGGGGCAACGGAGGAAAAGACGGCCCTCGAGGAGGCGCAACGAATCTCGGCCAAAGAACGGAAAGCGACTTGCACCGAATGGGTGCCGCTGCTGTTTCAGCAGGACTTTGTTACCGGCCAGTGGCACTACAAGTTTGCCGATCTGCGCCCTTGGGATCCACGGAACGATCTGCGACAGTATGAGAGTAACTATCGGATTCAAACGAAAACTCGACACCAGGCACCGATGGTGCGTACGGCATCGGTCGTAAGCACTGATCCGCTGAACATACTGCAGGTGGATTCCCGTGGTTCATTGCGTAAAAATCGCTCCGGAGCAATTAAGTCTAGGAAAATCTCTTCCAACACATCGACACCGGATCTGAACGATCCGAACTCGGACTCTAGTCATTCAAACGACCATGACACGGTACTTTCTAGCACAAG AATCATGCAAACGCTGGATGACATCAAcaaaaagctggaggagcatTCGAAGAAGCTTGTTAAACTGCAGTTGGATATGGACAAAATACATTGGGCACCGCCACGCAGACCGCAGCTGAGCGCGGACGGTCCGATGGCTATATTTACGTTGATTAACGTTAGGACGGTGGTGTTCGTTGTTATTGGATTATTGATACAGTTGTTAATTTCATGGTTTCTCATAAGACGTACGCTTGCCGCGGTGATTACACCCGGGGGCAGAGGGACCGATGGAGGAGGTGACGGCCCGAGTCCAGCAATCAATGAAAATTAA
- the LOC128305326 gene encoding oxysterol-binding protein-related protein 8 isoform X3, protein MSASSSYGPSASVSAVSTPINAGNRPDSAPAFGSSHQASTPPNSGGKFLGITGWNDNSPKIESGFPDKNDSAKLNRKESYKAQRKNYRREKKRVASELLNSLQDPAVIVLADWLKIRGTLKSWTKLWCVLKPGLLFIYKSPKTKSSHWVGTVLLTSCQVIERPSKKDGFCFKLFHPLDQTIWAPRGPDKETMGAVVQPLPTSYLIFRAPSQAAGKCWMDALELSLRCSALLVRSVPNIDTNLSEGATSTTHETQWSEADYEKHFDEHDLDIDSQLDQGTMVSAGESDSESDLGEGMDVEEFPETPYVHSPEEEFGAAGEQVEELPEEHKSLIWFLVKQVRPGMDLSKVVLPTFILEPRSFLDKLADSYYHADILSKAVLEDDPFTRMKTVVQWYLSGFYKKPKGLKKPYNPILGETFRCYWQHENGSRTFYIAEQVSHHPPVSVFYVTNRQDGFCISCSILAKSKFYGNSTSAILEGVATLTLLPRGECYTLTVPYAHCKGILMGTLSMELGGKVSIECENTGYKTELEFKLKPFLGGNEYTNLVVGKLKLGKETMATINGHWDSEIRIKDSRTNEETVLFNPTPDIRGHRLKRFTVPMESQGMSESERLWQHVSAAIHRDDQVGATEEKTALEEAQRISAKERKATCTEWVPLLFQQDFVTGQWHYKFADLRPWDPRNDLRQYESNYRIQTKTRHQAPMVRTASVVSTDPLNILQVDSRGSLRKNRSGAIKSRKISSNTSTPDLNDPNSDSSHSNDHDTVLSSTRIMQTLDDINKKLEEHSKKLVKLQLDMDKIHWAPPRRPQLSADGPMAIFTLINVRTVVFVVIGLLIQLLISWFLIRRTLAAVITPGGRGTDGGGDGPSPAINEN, encoded by the exons GAATCACGGGATGGAACGACAACAGCCCCAAGATCGAGTCAGGCTTCCCAGACAAG AACGATTCTGCCAAACTCAATCGGAAGGAGTCGTACAAAGCACAACGAAAGAATTACAGAAGAGAGAAGAAGCGGGTAGCATCGGAGTTACTGAATTCTCTGCAAGACCCGGCCGTTATCGTACTGGCGGATTGGTTGAAG ATTCGGGGGACGCTGAAGTCATGGACAAAGCTGTGGTGTGTGCTTAAGCCAGGCCTCCTGTTCATCTACAAAAGCCCGAAAACGAAGAGCAGCCATTGGGTCGGTACGGTGCTGCTCACCTCCTGCCAGGTGATCGAGAGACCGAGCAAAAAGGATGGATTCTGCTTCAAGCTATTCCACCCGCTGGATCAGACAATCTGGGCGCCGCGCGGTCCGGACAAGGAAACGATGGGTGCGGTGGTGCAACCGCTGCCGACATCCTACCTAATCTTTCGCGCCCCCAGCCAGGCGGCGGGCAAATGTTGGATGGATGCTCTGGAGCTATCGCTGCGCTGTTCGGCGCTGCTGGTGCGTTCCGTGCCGAACATTGACACGAATCTGAGCGAGGGGGCAACCAGCACCACGCACGAAACGCAGTGGTCCGAGGCGGATTATGAAAAACACTTCGATGAGCACG ATTTGGACATCGACAGCCAGCTGGACCAAGGCACGATGGTATCCGCAGGTGAATCGGACTCTGAGTCAGACTTGGGCGAGGGCATGGATGTAGAAGAATTTCCGGAAACGCCTTATGTTCACTCACCAGAGGAAGAGTTTGGGGCG GCTGGCGAACAAGTGGAAGAATTGCCCGAGGAGCATAAAAGTTTGATCTGGTTCCTGGTAAAACAGGTGCGCCCTGGCATGGATCTCAGCAAGGTGGTGTTACCGACGTTCATACTAGAACCTCGCTCGTTTTTGGACAAGCTGGCCGACTCGTACTACCATGCCGACATCCTTTCGAAGGCAGTGCTGGAAGACGATCCATTCACTCGCATGAAAACTGTCGTCCAATGGTACTTGTCCGGGTTCTACAAGAAACCGAAGGGACTGAAAAAACCGTACAATCCCATCCTGGGCGAAACGTTCCGGTGTTACTGGCAGCACGAGAACGGCAGCAGAACATTCTACATTGCCGAACAGGTGTCCCACCATCCGCCGGTATCCGTGTTCTACGTCACAAATCGCCAGGATGGATTCTGCATCAGCTGTAGCATACTGGCAAAGTCCAAATTCTATGGCAATAGCACCTCGGCCATCCTGGAGGGTGTCGCCACGCTGACACTGTTACCTCGCGGGGAATGTTACACACTAACGGTGCCGTACGCGCACTGTAAGGGAATCTTAATGGGAACGCTGTCGATGGAGTTAGGTGGCAAAGTTTCGATCGAGTGTGAAAACACGGGTTACAAAACCGAGCTTGAGTTTAAGCTAAAACCGTTCCTGGGTGGTAACGAGTACACGAATCTGGTGGTGGGCAAGCTAAAGCTCGGCAAGGAAACGATGGCTACCATCAACGGACACTGGGACAGCGAGATACGGATAAAAGACTCGCGCACTAACGAGGAAACGGTTTTGTTTAATCCTACGCCGGACATACGTGGTCACCGGCTGAAACGTTTCACCGTACCGATGGAATCGCAGGGTATGAGCGAATCGGAACGACTCTGGCAGCACGTATCGGCGGCCATCCATCGGGACGATCAGGTAGGGGCAACGGAGGAAAAGACGGCCCTCGAGGAGGCGCAACGAATCTCGGCCAAAGAACGGAAAGCGACTTGCACCGAATGGGTGCCGCTGCTGTTTCAGCAGGACTTTGTTACCGGCCAGTGGCACTACAAGTTTGCCGATCTGCGCCCTTGGGATCCACGGAACGATCTGCGACAGTATGAGAGTAACTATCGGATTCAAACGAAAACTCGACACCAGGCACCGATGGTGCGTACGGCATCGGTCGTAAGCACTGATCCGCTGAACATACTGCAGGTGGATTCCCGTGGTTCATTGCGTAAAAATCGCTCCGGAGCAATTAAGTCTAGGAAAATCTCTTCCAACACATCGACACCGGATCTGAACGATCCGAACTCGGACTCTAGTCATTCAAACGACCATGACACGGTACTTTCTAGCACAAG AATCATGCAAACGCTGGATGACATCAAcaaaaagctggaggagcatTCGAAGAAGCTTGTTAAACTGCAGTTGGATATGGACAAAATACATTGGGCACCGCCACGCAGACCGCAGCTGAGCGCGGACGGTCCGATGGCTATATTTACGTTGATTAACGTTAGGACGGTGGTGTTCGTTGTTATTGGATTATTGATACAGTTGTTAATTTCATGGTTTCTCATAAGACGTACGCTTGCCGCGGTGATTACACCCGGGGGCAGAGGGACCGATGGAGGAGGTGACGGCCCGAGTCCAGCAATCAATGAAAATTAA
- the LOC128305326 gene encoding oxysterol-binding protein-related protein 8 isoform X1, protein MSASSSYGPSASVSAVSTPINAGNRPDSAPAFGSSHQASTPPNSGGKFLDVKTEEKKNRRTSLQMLLPKLPSNDSAGPSPGPSSPGITGWNDNSPKIESGFPDKNDSAKLNRKESYKAQRKNYRREKKRVASELLNSLQDPAVIVLADWLKIRGTLKSWTKLWCVLKPGLLFIYKSPKTKSSHWVGTVLLTSCQVIERPSKKDGFCFKLFHPLDQTIWAPRGPDKETMGAVVQPLPTSYLIFRAPSQAAGKCWMDALELSLRCSALLVRSVPNIDTNLSEGATSTTHETQWSEADYEKHFDEHAPRLKEHLSYLLKYLPPSPPEKNNLRVEPIEKSLPRSACPSPTPIFQQLYLAVAHWERYLRDSPEFFRCRSVDIGGPLRRRMPSSSGTVSPAGADGDEEEDEEVFKASSQEAGGRRRNSYQVGSNLVPAASDAGKLMAVNGSEKLRRRSSPADFSKGHHGITIRISDDQYLDIDSQLDQGTMVSAGESDSESDLGEGMDVEEFPETPYVHSPEEEFGAAGEQVEELPEEHKSLIWFLVKQVRPGMDLSKVVLPTFILEPRSFLDKLADSYYHADILSKAVLEDDPFTRMKTVVQWYLSGFYKKPKGLKKPYNPILGETFRCYWQHENGSRTFYIAEQVSHHPPVSVFYVTNRQDGFCISCSILAKSKFYGNSTSAILEGVATLTLLPRGECYTLTVPYAHCKGILMGTLSMELGGKVSIECENTGYKTELEFKLKPFLGGNEYTNLVVGKLKLGKETMATINGHWDSEIRIKDSRTNEETVLFNPTPDIRGHRLKRFTVPMESQGMSESERLWQHVSAAIHRDDQVGATEEKTALEEAQRISAKERKATCTEWVPLLFQQDFVTGQWHYKFADLRPWDPRNDLRQYESNYRIQTKTRHQAPMVRTASVVSTDPLNILQVDSRGSLRKNRSGAIKSRKISSNTSTPDLNDPNSDSSHSNDHDTVLSSTRIMQTLDDINKKLEEHSKKLVKLQLDMDKIHWAPPRRPQLSADGPMAIFTLINVRTVVFVVIGLLIQLLISWFLIRRTLAAVITPGGRGTDGGGDGPSPAINEN, encoded by the exons GAATCACGGGATGGAACGACAACAGCCCCAAGATCGAGTCAGGCTTCCCAGACAAG AACGATTCTGCCAAACTCAATCGGAAGGAGTCGTACAAAGCACAACGAAAGAATTACAGAAGAGAGAAGAAGCGGGTAGCATCGGAGTTACTGAATTCTCTGCAAGACCCGGCCGTTATCGTACTGGCGGATTGGTTGAAG ATTCGGGGGACGCTGAAGTCATGGACAAAGCTGTGGTGTGTGCTTAAGCCAGGCCTCCTGTTCATCTACAAAAGCCCGAAAACGAAGAGCAGCCATTGGGTCGGTACGGTGCTGCTCACCTCCTGCCAGGTGATCGAGAGACCGAGCAAAAAGGATGGATTCTGCTTCAAGCTATTCCACCCGCTGGATCAGACAATCTGGGCGCCGCGCGGTCCGGACAAGGAAACGATGGGTGCGGTGGTGCAACCGCTGCCGACATCCTACCTAATCTTTCGCGCCCCCAGCCAGGCGGCGGGCAAATGTTGGATGGATGCTCTGGAGCTATCGCTGCGCTGTTCGGCGCTGCTGGTGCGTTCCGTGCCGAACATTGACACGAATCTGAGCGAGGGGGCAACCAGCACCACGCACGAAACGCAGTGGTCCGAGGCGGATTATGAAAAACACTTCGATGAGCACG CTCCACGTCTGAAAGAGCATTTGAGTTATCTGCTCAAGTACCTTCCACCATCCCCGCCGGAGAAGAACAACCTACGTGTAGAACCGATAGAAAAATCCCTGCCCCGTAGCGCTTGCCCTTCGCCGACACCGATCTTTCAGCAGCTGTATCTGGCGGTAGCGCACTGGGAGCGGTATCTGCGAGATTCACCGGAATTTTTCCGCTGCCGGTCGGTTGACATCGGTGGTCCGCTGCGTCGGCGCATGCCATCATCGTCCGGTACGGTTTCACCGGCCGGTGCGGATGGAGACGAGGaagaggacgaggaagtgttTAAGGCTAGCAGTCAGGAGGCCGGCGGCAGGCGCCGTAATTCGTATCAGGTTGGAAGCAACCTGGTGCCGGCAGCGTCCGACGCGGGCAAACTAATGGCCGTTAATGGGTCGGAGAAGCTACGACGTCGCAGTTCGCCGGCCGATTTCTCCAAAGGTCATCATGGCATCACAATACGCATCTCTGACGATCAAT ATTTGGACATCGACAGCCAGCTGGACCAAGGCACGATGGTATCCGCAGGTGAATCGGACTCTGAGTCAGACTTGGGCGAGGGCATGGATGTAGAAGAATTTCCGGAAACGCCTTATGTTCACTCACCAGAGGAAGAGTTTGGGGCG GCTGGCGAACAAGTGGAAGAATTGCCCGAGGAGCATAAAAGTTTGATCTGGTTCCTGGTAAAACAGGTGCGCCCTGGCATGGATCTCAGCAAGGTGGTGTTACCGACGTTCATACTAGAACCTCGCTCGTTTTTGGACAAGCTGGCCGACTCGTACTACCATGCCGACATCCTTTCGAAGGCAGTGCTGGAAGACGATCCATTCACTCGCATGAAAACTGTCGTCCAATGGTACTTGTCCGGGTTCTACAAGAAACCGAAGGGACTGAAAAAACCGTACAATCCCATCCTGGGCGAAACGTTCCGGTGTTACTGGCAGCACGAGAACGGCAGCAGAACATTCTACATTGCCGAACAGGTGTCCCACCATCCGCCGGTATCCGTGTTCTACGTCACAAATCGCCAGGATGGATTCTGCATCAGCTGTAGCATACTGGCAAAGTCCAAATTCTATGGCAATAGCACCTCGGCCATCCTGGAGGGTGTCGCCACGCTGACACTGTTACCTCGCGGGGAATGTTACACACTAACGGTGCCGTACGCGCACTGTAAGGGAATCTTAATGGGAACGCTGTCGATGGAGTTAGGTGGCAAAGTTTCGATCGAGTGTGAAAACACGGGTTACAAAACCGAGCTTGAGTTTAAGCTAAAACCGTTCCTGGGTGGTAACGAGTACACGAATCTGGTGGTGGGCAAGCTAAAGCTCGGCAAGGAAACGATGGCTACCATCAACGGACACTGGGACAGCGAGATACGGATAAAAGACTCGCGCACTAACGAGGAAACGGTTTTGTTTAATCCTACGCCGGACATACGTGGTCACCGGCTGAAACGTTTCACCGTACCGATGGAATCGCAGGGTATGAGCGAATCGGAACGACTCTGGCAGCACGTATCGGCGGCCATCCATCGGGACGATCAGGTAGGGGCAACGGAGGAAAAGACGGCCCTCGAGGAGGCGCAACGAATCTCGGCCAAAGAACGGAAAGCGACTTGCACCGAATGGGTGCCGCTGCTGTTTCAGCAGGACTTTGTTACCGGCCAGTGGCACTACAAGTTTGCCGATCTGCGCCCTTGGGATCCACGGAACGATCTGCGACAGTATGAGAGTAACTATCGGATTCAAACGAAAACTCGACACCAGGCACCGATGGTGCGTACGGCATCGGTCGTAAGCACTGATCCGCTGAACATACTGCAGGTGGATTCCCGTGGTTCATTGCGTAAAAATCGCTCCGGAGCAATTAAGTCTAGGAAAATCTCTTCCAACACATCGACACCGGATCTGAACGATCCGAACTCGGACTCTAGTCATTCAAACGACCATGACACGGTACTTTCTAGCACAAG AATCATGCAAACGCTGGATGACATCAAcaaaaagctggaggagcatTCGAAGAAGCTTGTTAAACTGCAGTTGGATATGGACAAAATACATTGGGCACCGCCACGCAGACCGCAGCTGAGCGCGGACGGTCCGATGGCTATATTTACGTTGATTAACGTTAGGACGGTGGTGTTCGTTGTTATTGGATTATTGATACAGTTGTTAATTTCATGGTTTCTCATAAGACGTACGCTTGCCGCGGTGATTACACCCGGGGGCAGAGGGACCGATGGAGGAGGTGACGGCCCGAGTCCAGCAATCAATGAAAATTAA